A single region of the Halomicroarcula saliterrae genome encodes:
- a CDS encoding TenA family protein, which translates to MSGRGDGASPADVPATYADYASDREDPRFTDWLRAQSGDAWDDATAHEFVRELHDDTLDDAVFRRYLLQDYAFVETLVGVFGYAVGDAPTMDAKARLVDFLATVTSDEDDYFRRSFEALAVPEPRYEDPTLTASTAAFRDLLLRAAREGDYAETLAVLVPAEWVYLTWATDDGLATADGPDRFYLREWIELHAVPEFEAFVSWLRTELDREGAAASERRQAGLAELFCRTVDLEAAFFDAAYEGNHSPETPGTGGDR; encoded by the coding sequence ATGAGCGGTCGCGGTGACGGGGCGTCCCCGGCGGACGTGCCGGCCACCTACGCCGACTACGCCAGCGACCGGGAGGACCCCCGCTTTACCGACTGGCTCCGCGCGCAGTCGGGCGACGCCTGGGACGATGCGACGGCCCACGAGTTCGTCCGCGAGCTCCACGACGACACGCTCGACGACGCCGTCTTCCGGCGCTATCTCCTGCAGGACTACGCCTTCGTCGAGACGCTGGTCGGCGTCTTCGGCTACGCCGTCGGCGATGCGCCGACGATGGACGCGAAGGCGCGGCTCGTCGACTTTCTGGCGACGGTCACCAGCGACGAGGACGATTACTTCCGGCGTTCCTTCGAGGCACTGGCGGTCCCCGAACCCCGCTACGAAGACCCGACACTGACCGCGTCGACGGCGGCCTTCCGTGACCTCCTCCTGCGGGCGGCTCGCGAGGGCGACTACGCCGAGACGCTCGCCGTGCTGGTGCCCGCCGAGTGGGTCTACCTGACCTGGGCGACCGACGACGGCCTCGCCACGGCCGACGGCCCCGACCGGTTCTACCTGCGGGAGTGGATAGAGCTGCACGCCGTCCCCGAGTTCGAGGCCTTCGTCAGCTGGCTCCGCACAGAGCTCGACCGCGAGGGCGCCGCTGCGAGCGAGCGCCGTCAGGCTGGACTGGCCGAACTCTTCTGTCGGACGGTCGACCTCGAAGCCGCCTTCTTCGACGCGGCCTACGAAGGGAACCACTCTCCCGAGACCCCGGGAACCGGCGGTGACCGCTGA
- a CDS encoding DUF7112 family protein: protein MSERVPSDHDAVDTHRVPIEAVGRTGRPRVVLPDDLGLSDGAVVTLALDGDDYEARVETSIEGETVITHAADNRRLARERDGENRLAEWVADATVSVGGSAHLDVVTAGHQYGLRTPGTRVVYTATDAPDSSLSDIASDLDG, encoded by the coding sequence ATGAGCGAACGTGTCCCAAGCGACCACGACGCGGTCGACACCCACCGTGTCCCCATCGAAGCCGTCGGTCGGACCGGCCGTCCCCGCGTCGTCCTCCCCGACGACCTCGGCCTGAGCGACGGCGCCGTCGTCACGCTCGCGCTGGACGGGGACGACTACGAGGCCCGCGTCGAGACCAGCATCGAGGGCGAGACGGTCATCACTCACGCCGCTGACAACCGCCGGCTGGCCCGCGAACGCGACGGGGAGAACCGCCTCGCCGAGTGGGTCGCCGACGCCACCGTCTCGGTCGGCGGGTCGGCCCACCTCGACGTCGTCACTGCGGGCCATCAGTACGGGCTGCGCACGCCCGGGACCCGGGTCGTCTACACCGCGACCGACGCCCCCGACTCCAGCCTGTCGGACATCGCCAGCGACCTCGACGGCTGA
- a CDS encoding IucA/IucC family protein: MNPHDTRLRDALDEDVWRTVQRRLLTKMVEEFSYEEILTPRKVDAGEDAARYRFDLGEASYRFTATERLLDSLSVDGDTVERRGEDGWVAVEDPTTLLRDIGESTALDGLTEGNLLREFRRTLLADAHIEARRRDREGFDPLDLDYARLEGEMTGHPWITYNKGRLGWGYDDYRDYAPEQKEPVTLSWVAVRKRKATFAGTESVDHDSLVRGELGAAYDQFRDRLSDRGLDPDAYYLVPVHDWQWDNSIVPLFPGDIAADDIVPLGEGPDAYLPQQSVRTFVNVDDDSKHHVKVPMRIHNTLVWRGLPGERTEVAPTVTEYIHGIYEDDQFLQDEGLILPGEIAGINYDHGEFTDIDGSPYQYHELLGAIWRESIYTFLEDDERAITLAALLHVDGEGRPYIARLVEQSGATTDEWVAAFFDTVLPPLLHFLYRYGTVFSPHGQNTILVVEDGLPSRLGVKDFVDDVNVSDQPLDELDALPDELSDVLRTEPPEGLCQFVFCGLFVCVLRYVADILATHEGYPETEFWGHARATVHDYQASFPELEDRFELFDLFQPEFTKLTLNRNRLFESGYGDAPGRPHAATHGTVTNPLVEVADERSETPPSPADD, from the coding sequence ATGAATCCACACGACACCCGACTGCGCGACGCACTCGACGAGGACGTCTGGCGGACCGTCCAGAGACGGCTCCTGACGAAGATGGTCGAGGAGTTCAGTTACGAGGAGATACTCACGCCGCGGAAGGTCGACGCCGGCGAGGACGCCGCCAGGTACCGGTTCGACCTCGGCGAGGCGAGCTACCGCTTTACCGCGACCGAACGGCTGCTCGACAGCCTCTCCGTCGACGGCGACACCGTCGAACGGCGGGGCGAGGACGGCTGGGTGGCGGTCGAGGACCCGACGACCCTGCTCCGGGACATCGGCGAGTCGACGGCCCTGGACGGCCTCACAGAGGGGAACCTGCTCCGGGAGTTCAGGCGGACGCTGCTGGCCGACGCCCACATCGAGGCCCGGCGACGCGACCGCGAGGGGTTCGACCCGCTCGACCTCGACTACGCCCGTCTGGAAGGCGAGATGACGGGCCACCCGTGGATAACCTACAACAAGGGCCGTCTGGGCTGGGGGTACGACGACTACCGCGACTACGCCCCGGAACAGAAAGAGCCCGTCACCCTGTCGTGGGTCGCCGTCCGGAAGCGAAAGGCCACGTTCGCCGGCACCGAGTCGGTCGACCACGACTCGCTCGTCCGCGGGGAGCTCGGCGCGGCCTACGACCAGTTCCGCGACCGGCTCTCGGACCGCGGGCTCGACCCCGACGCCTACTATCTCGTGCCCGTCCACGACTGGCAGTGGGACAACAGCATCGTCCCGCTGTTCCCCGGCGACATCGCGGCCGACGACATCGTCCCGCTGGGCGAGGGGCCCGACGCGTACCTCCCACAGCAGTCGGTCCGGACGTTCGTCAACGTCGACGACGACTCGAAACACCACGTGAAGGTGCCGATGCGCATCCACAACACGCTCGTCTGGCGCGGGCTCCCCGGCGAACGGACGGAGGTCGCGCCGACCGTCACCGAGTACATCCACGGCATCTACGAAGACGACCAGTTCCTGCAGGACGAGGGCCTGATTCTGCCCGGCGAGATAGCCGGCATCAACTACGACCACGGGGAGTTCACCGACATCGACGGCTCGCCCTACCAGTACCACGAGCTGCTGGGCGCAATCTGGCGCGAGTCCATCTACACGTTCCTCGAAGACGACGAGCGGGCGATAACGCTCGCTGCGCTGCTCCACGTCGACGGGGAGGGCCGGCCCTACATCGCCCGTCTCGTCGAGCAGTCCGGGGCGACCACCGACGAGTGGGTGGCCGCCTTCTTCGACACCGTGCTCCCGCCGCTGTTGCACTTCCTCTATCGCTACGGAACGGTGTTCTCGCCGCACGGACAGAACACGATACTCGTCGTCGAGGACGGTCTCCCGTCCCGGCTCGGCGTCAAGGACTTCGTCGACGACGTGAACGTCAGCGACCAGCCCCTCGACGAGCTCGACGCGCTTCCGGACGAGCTGTCGGACGTGCTCCGGACGGAGCCACCGGAGGGGCTCTGTCAGTTCGTCTTCTGTGGGTTGTTCGTCTGTGTGCTCCGGTACGTCGCCGACATCCTCGCGACCCACGAGGGGTACCCCGAGACCGAGTTCTGGGGACACGCCCGGGCCACCGTCCACGACTACCAGGCGTCGTTCCCCGAACTCGAAGACCGGTTCGAGCTGTTCGACCTGTTCCAGCCGGAGTTCACCAAGCTGACGCTCAACCGCAATCGGTTGTTCGAGTCCGGCTACGGTGACGCGCCGGGACGGCCCCACGCGGCGACACACGGGACCGTCACGAATCCGCTCGTCGAAGTCGCCGACGAGCGCTCGGAGACCCCGCCCAGTCCAGCCGACGACTGA
- a CDS encoding lysine N(6)-hydroxylase/L-ornithine N(5)-oxygenase family protein, producing the protein MSEPVHDVLGVGIGPFNLGLAALLDGVEAALDAVFLERDAEFHWHEGMLLDGATLEVPFLADLVTLADPTNPYSYLNYLRETGRIYEFYFYETFQTPRKEYDDYLRWVTDRLDSCQFSREVTAVRWDDDADQFVVTTRDPRTDERDEYRARNLSLGIGSRPQVPEPLQGHPDSDVFHTARYRHRRDRVLDAESVTVVGSGQSAAEVFQDLLQRQADHDYRLDWLTRSDGFFPMEYSKLGLQHFTPEYERYVYDLPQGRKDELIPDQDILYKGVDPGTSAEIYDLLYRRSIGDREPDVGLFAMTEVGDIEALDDTYALDCHQWQAEESFVHESEVVVLGTGYERPVPEFLDPLAERINWDDRGRFEVLADHRLDVDVAGDVFLQNAELHTHGVGVPDLGLGCDRNATFVNRLLGETRYPEDTDTVFQDFAVEQFLNHAPGASRRGPEQPPKPTQQ; encoded by the coding sequence ATGAGTGAGCCCGTCCACGACGTCCTCGGCGTCGGTATCGGGCCGTTCAACCTCGGACTGGCAGCCCTCCTCGACGGTGTCGAGGCGGCGCTCGACGCCGTGTTCCTCGAACGGGACGCGGAGTTCCACTGGCACGAGGGGATGTTGCTCGACGGCGCGACGCTGGAGGTCCCGTTCCTGGCCGACCTCGTGACGCTCGCGGACCCGACGAACCCGTACAGCTACCTCAACTACCTCCGGGAGACCGGCCGCATCTACGAGTTCTACTTCTACGAGACGTTCCAGACGCCCCGGAAGGAGTACGACGACTACCTCCGCTGGGTCACGGACCGGCTCGACAGCTGTCAGTTCAGCCGGGAAGTGACTGCGGTTCGCTGGGACGACGACGCCGACCAGTTCGTGGTCACGACCCGCGACCCGCGGACCGACGAACGCGACGAGTACCGGGCGCGAAACCTCTCGCTCGGTATCGGTTCGCGGCCACAGGTTCCCGAGCCGTTACAGGGCCACCCCGACAGCGACGTGTTCCACACCGCCAGATACCGCCACCGCCGGGACCGCGTTCTGGACGCCGAGTCGGTGACGGTCGTCGGGTCGGGCCAGAGCGCCGCCGAAGTGTTCCAGGACCTGCTTCAGCGCCAGGCCGACCACGACTACCGGCTGGACTGGCTCACCCGCTCGGACGGCTTCTTCCCGATGGAGTACTCGAAGCTCGGGCTCCAGCACTTCACGCCGGAGTACGAGCGCTACGTCTACGACCTCCCACAGGGGCGGAAAGACGAGCTCATCCCCGATCAGGACATCCTCTACAAGGGAGTGGATCCGGGGACCAGCGCCGAGATATACGACCTGCTCTACCGGCGCTCCATCGGCGACCGCGAACCCGACGTGGGACTGTTCGCGATGACGGAGGTGGGGGATATCGAGGCGCTCGACGACACCTACGCGCTGGACTGCCACCAGTGGCAGGCCGAGGAGTCGTTCGTCCACGAGAGCGAGGTCGTCGTGCTGGGCACCGGCTACGAACGCCCGGTCCCGGAGTTTCTCGACCCGCTGGCCGAGCGTATCAACTGGGACGACAGGGGCCGCTTCGAGGTGCTCGCGGACCACCGGCTGGACGTCGACGTCGCCGGGGACGTGTTCCTGCAGAACGCGGAGCTCCACACTCACGGCGTCGGCGTCCCGGACCTCGGGCTCGGCTGTGACCGGAACGCGACCTTCGTCAACCGCCTGCTCGGCGAGACCCGCTATCCCGAGGACACTGACACCGTCTTCCAGGACTTCGCCGTCGAACAGTTCCTGAACCACGCGCCCGGGGCCTCGCGCCGCGGGCCGGAGCAGCCACCGAAACCCACCCAGCAATGA
- a CDS encoding sodium:solute symporter family transporter: protein MVGTTLALGLTVATLVCFAALGIWYTRRGDRSTDEFLTARNSMGPGRTTATLVASSMGVWILLSAPEAGAGFGIAAVVGYGIGTAVPMFVYSKLGPRVRELLPEGHSLTEYAHARYGPAMYGFVVLVSALYMFVFVAAELTGIAAALSLVAGVPQWQTAVLVGGFVLLYTGYGGLRATIVTDTVQAVLVVPLLAIVAGGVVLAVGGPSAAVSGVAAADPALLDPTDAAGLQFGLALAFAIFGAEMVNQTWWQRIYAGRSSRTVASGFRNATVLNGAIVVVAALLGVVAVGQGSVVTDITSSAYNADVAFFALVESAFGEAVLLGVVLLALLLVVSSVDSLFSALASLVTADLPRLLADPDDRTLRLGARLLTLVVAVAAIYVSLRARSVLRLFFFADLLGAAVAVPLIYGLYSRRLTGRGALASSLAGLAVGLAFFPDFRGVITAVPFVGDLLPAADPLYLTAFGGAVVVSSTCTVVAARLSTATFDFDRLADAVAMADGGEEASD from the coding sequence ATGGTCGGCACCACGCTGGCGCTCGGGCTGACGGTGGCGACGCTCGTCTGCTTTGCCGCCCTCGGCATCTGGTACACCCGACGAGGGGACCGCTCGACGGACGAGTTCCTCACCGCGCGCAACTCGATGGGCCCGGGTCGGACCACGGCGACGCTCGTCGCCTCGTCGATGGGCGTCTGGATTCTGCTGTCGGCCCCCGAAGCCGGGGCCGGCTTCGGTATCGCCGCCGTCGTCGGCTACGGCATCGGGACGGCCGTGCCGATGTTCGTCTACTCGAAGCTCGGCCCGCGCGTGCGCGAACTGCTCCCCGAGGGCCACTCGCTGACGGAGTACGCCCACGCCCGCTACGGCCCGGCGATGTACGGCTTCGTCGTCCTCGTGAGCGCGCTGTACATGTTCGTCTTCGTCGCCGCCGAACTCACCGGCATCGCGGCCGCGCTCTCGCTGGTCGCCGGCGTCCCCCAGTGGCAGACGGCCGTCCTCGTCGGCGGGTTCGTCCTCCTCTACACCGGCTACGGCGGCCTCCGGGCGACCATCGTCACCGACACTGTTCAGGCCGTGCTCGTCGTGCCGCTACTGGCTATCGTCGCGGGAGGCGTCGTCCTCGCCGTGGGCGGGCCCAGCGCTGCGGTCTCGGGCGTCGCGGCCGCCGACCCGGCGCTGCTCGACCCGACCGACGCCGCCGGCCTCCAGTTCGGGCTCGCGCTCGCGTTCGCCATCTTCGGCGCCGAGATGGTCAACCAGACCTGGTGGCAACGCATCTACGCCGGGCGCAGTAGTCGAACGGTCGCCAGCGGCTTTCGCAACGCCACCGTGCTCAACGGCGCCATCGTCGTGGTCGCCGCGCTGCTCGGCGTCGTCGCCGTCGGACAGGGCAGCGTCGTCACCGACATCACCAGTTCGGCGTACAACGCCGACGTGGCCTTCTTCGCCCTCGTCGAGAGCGCGTTCGGCGAGGCCGTCCTGCTGGGCGTCGTCTTGCTCGCCCTCCTGCTCGTCGTCAGCTCCGTCGACTCGCTCTTTTCGGCGCTGGCCAGTCTGGTCACCGCGGACCTCCCGCGACTGCTCGCCGACCCGGACGACCGGACCTTGCGGCTCGGCGCCCGCCTCCTGACGCTGGTCGTCGCCGTCGCCGCTATCTACGTCAGCCTCCGCGCTCGTAGCGTCCTCCGCCTCTTCTTCTTCGCGGACCTGCTCGGCGCCGCCGTCGCCGTCCCACTTATCTACGGCCTCTACTCCCGGCGGCTCACTGGCCGGGGCGCACTGGCCAGCAGTCTCGCCGGTCTGGCCGTCGGGCTGGCCTTCTTCCCGGACTTCCGGGGCGTCATCACGGCCGTCCCGTTCGTGGGCGACCTGCTGCCCGCCGCCGACCCGCTGTATCTCACCGCCTTCGGCGGCGCCGTCGTCGTCTCCTCGACCTGTACCGTCGTGGCCGCTCGCCTCTCTACGGCCACGTTCGACTTCGACCGGCTCGCCGACGCGGTTGCGATGGCTGACGGTGGCGAAGAAGCGAGCGACTGA
- a CDS encoding dCTP deaminase has translation MSGLSDYVTDIVHEPSQDTDSGFDLTVAEVFEVVEPGHVDFGGGELEAAGTVPHDADKRDPDDDYEWWSLSAGQYLVEFNESLTGEATVTLQPRTALLERGATHPTLHVAELPRVPLSVGGAGIELKENARVSTVVAADT, from the coding sequence ATGTCCGGACTCAGCGACTACGTCACCGACATCGTCCACGAACCGTCCCAGGACACGGACTCGGGGTTCGACCTGACCGTCGCCGAGGTGTTCGAGGTGGTCGAACCCGGCCACGTAGACTTCGGCGGCGGCGAACTCGAAGCCGCGGGGACGGTGCCACACGACGCCGACAAGCGTGACCCGGACGACGATTACGAGTGGTGGTCACTGAGCGCCGGCCAGTATCTCGTCGAGTTCAACGAATCGCTCACCGGCGAGGCGACGGTCACCCTCCAGCCGCGGACGGCGCTGCTCGAACGCGGGGCCACGCATCCGACGCTGCACGTCGCCGAACTGCCGAGAGTCCCGCTGTCGGTCGGCGGCGCCGGGATCGAACTCAAGGAGAACGCTCGCGTGAGCACCGTCGTCGCTGCAGACACGTAG
- a CDS encoding 30S ribosomal protein S6e — MAEFTVAVSDPESGHTYQIDIDGQDANRFIGRELGDEVDAGAVGLDGYTVELTGGSDTAGRPMRPDVRGVQTKSIMSDGGIGFEPTTDGERKRITIRGREVSDETRQINAKIVGRGSEDVEELLADDE; from the coding sequence ATGGCTGAATTCACGGTCGCCGTCTCCGATCCGGAGAGCGGCCACACCTACCAGATCGACATCGACGGACAGGACGCCAACCGATTCATCGGTCGCGAACTCGGCGACGAGGTCGACGCCGGCGCCGTCGGCCTCGACGGCTACACGGTCGAACTGACCGGCGGCTCCGACACGGCCGGCCGACCGATGCGCCCCGACGTCCGCGGCGTCCAGACGAAGTCCATCATGTCCGACGGCGGCATCGGCTTCGAGCCGACCACCGACGGCGAGCGCAAGCGAATCACCATCCGCGGCCGCGAGGTCAGCGACGAGACCCGCCAGATCAACGCCAAAATCGTCGGTCGCGGTAGCGAGGACGTCGAGGAGCTGCTCGCCGACGACGAGTGA
- a CDS encoding thiamine-phosphate synthase family protein, which produces MSLRLPSEIVVEDVLPTLRVLLARELGEHGLTQREIAEHLGVTQAAVSTYVSGEPELESRIAEHPRTAETVASVAAGLADGEMDGYDALAAVLELVRAFEDRGPICELHEEAMPELEGLGCDLCVRGANPELHTERAVLDDVREAARVLATSPGVATAVPNVGTNVGTALPEATEVADVAAIPGRIYEMGGRVEVPANPEFGASEHVATTILAAMAEAPDRRGAVNLATDDAVLDAAETRGLDRMAFEAGYENRGDRLTEQFGERGSVPDVLFHRGAFGIEPITYVLGETGADAARLAAELVADE; this is translated from the coding sequence ATGTCGCTCCGGCTGCCCAGCGAAATCGTCGTCGAGGACGTGTTGCCGACGCTGCGGGTGCTGCTGGCCCGCGAACTCGGCGAACACGGGCTGACCCAGCGGGAGATAGCCGAGCATCTCGGGGTGACCCAGGCGGCCGTCTCGACGTACGTCAGCGGCGAGCCGGAACTGGAGTCGCGAATCGCCGAGCATCCCCGAACCGCCGAGACCGTCGCGTCGGTCGCGGCGGGGCTGGCCGACGGGGAGATGGACGGCTACGACGCGCTGGCCGCGGTGCTCGAACTCGTCCGGGCCTTCGAGGACCGCGGTCCCATCTGTGAGCTCCACGAGGAGGCGATGCCCGAACTGGAGGGGCTGGGCTGTGACCTCTGTGTCCGGGGCGCGAACCCGGAGCTACACACCGAGCGGGCGGTGCTCGACGACGTGCGCGAGGCCGCCCGCGTGCTCGCGACCAGCCCCGGCGTCGCCACGGCCGTCCCCAACGTCGGCACCAACGTCGGGACCGCGTTGCCCGAGGCGACCGAGGTCGCCGACGTGGCCGCGATTCCGGGTCGCATCTACGAGATGGGCGGCCGGGTCGAGGTGCCCGCCAACCCCGAGTTCGGCGCGTCCGAGCACGTGGCGACCACGATTCTGGCGGCGATGGCCGAAGCCCCCGACCGCCGGGGCGCGGTCAACCTCGCCACCGACGACGCCGTCCTCGACGCGGCCGAGACACGCGGTCTCGACCGGATGGCGTTCGAGGCGGGCTACGAGAACCGCGGGGACCGGCTCACCGAGCAGTTCGGGGAGCGCGGTTCGGTCCCCGACGTGCTCTTCCATCGGGGCGCGTTCGGCATCGAACCGATAACCTACGTGCTGGGCGAGACCGGCGCCGACGCCGCGCGGCTGGCGGCGGAACTGGTCGCGGACGAGTGA
- a CDS encoding CheF family chemotaxis protein — MSESVIADFVGQFNSEVASRSDPIKGRVVLSQKRLVLAASEEDKLTIPLESIFDIAIGQVPPDLGEFFQSTVTIAFEKSGKRLVAGIEADDEKIEKFGTVLFKAIVNGTETTVRERARVGGRVTDEGFRRANLFLKPGSVEFRRDDGSFVVELQTVSDFERTTREIHGADRPVLVVRHMMDGTAVTTEAALATSRKMSILGRYLRREYSDLMEQLRKIELTKGKKEVLVAIYSTGDMDGMPLASILGKDSSEVSMLLQDLAEDGLVQDGADGPTLTPTGQVVASRHLEDVNA, encoded by the coding sequence GTGTCGGAATCCGTCATCGCTGACTTCGTCGGCCAGTTCAACTCCGAGGTGGCCAGCCGCAGCGACCCCATCAAGGGTCGCGTCGTCCTCTCCCAGAAGCGGCTGGTGCTGGCCGCAAGCGAGGAGGACAAGCTGACGATTCCGCTGGAGTCCATCTTCGATATCGCCATCGGCCAGGTGCCGCCGGACCTGGGCGAGTTCTTCCAGTCGACGGTGACCATCGCCTTCGAGAAGTCGGGCAAACGACTCGTCGCCGGCATCGAGGCCGACGACGAGAAAATCGAGAAGTTCGGCACCGTCCTGTTCAAAGCCATCGTCAACGGCACCGAGACGACGGTCAGGGAGCGCGCTCGCGTCGGTGGCCGCGTCACCGACGAGGGGTTCCGCCGCGCGAACCTCTTTCTCAAACCCGGCTCCGTCGAGTTCCGCCGCGACGACGGCAGCTTCGTCGTCGAACTCCAGACCGTCTCGGACTTCGAGCGGACCACGCGGGAGATACACGGCGCCGACCGACCGGTGCTGGTCGTCCGGCACATGATGGACGGCACCGCCGTGACGACGGAGGCGGCGCTGGCCACCAGCCGGAAGATGTCCATCCTCGGGCGCTATCTGCGCCGGGAGTACTCCGACCTGATGGAGCAACTCCGGAAGATAGAGCTCACGAAGGGCAAAAAGGAGGTGCTCGTCGCCATCTACTCCACCGGCGATATGGACGGGATGCCGCTGGCCTCTATCCTCGGGAAAGACTCCTCGGAGGTGTCCATGCTGTTGCAGGACCTAGCGGAGGACGGGCTCGTCCAGGACGGCGCCGACGGCCCGACGCTCACGCCGACCGGACAGGTCGTTGCGAGCCGGCACCTAGAAGACGTCAACGCCTAA
- a CDS encoding GNAT family N-acetyltransferase — protein MTGPDATVAADYDYQTYDRSIDRQISLRQASLSDLGRLHAWLGSDHVKPYWQLDLPLPAFRAELESKLADDHLTPYVGCLDHVPMSYWECYWAAEDDVAAHYDADPSDQGVHLLIGPEEYLGQGYAASLLRAVVAMQFRHPDTERVIAEPDARNDRVVHVFEQCGFERRDQFYFDEAEKEATLLVCDRDRFEREVVGDPTARPTQVVAADE, from the coding sequence ATGACAGGACCAGACGCGACAGTCGCGGCCGACTACGACTACCAGACCTACGACCGCAGTATCGACCGACAGATATCGCTCCGTCAGGCGAGTCTCTCCGACCTCGGCCGGCTCCACGCCTGGCTCGGGAGCGACCACGTCAAACCGTACTGGCAGCTCGACCTGCCGCTGCCGGCGTTCCGGGCGGAACTCGAATCGAAGCTCGCAGACGACCACCTGACGCCCTACGTCGGCTGTCTCGACCACGTCCCGATGAGCTACTGGGAGTGTTACTGGGCCGCCGAGGACGACGTGGCCGCCCACTACGACGCCGACCCCAGCGACCAGGGCGTCCACCTGCTCATCGGCCCCGAGGAGTACCTCGGACAGGGGTACGCCGCGTCGCTGCTGCGGGCCGTCGTCGCCATGCAGTTCCGACACCCCGACACCGAGCGGGTCATCGCGGAACCGGACGCCCGCAACGACCGGGTCGTCCACGTCTTCGAGCAGTGTGGCTTCGAGCGACGCGACCAGTTCTACTTCGACGAGGCCGAGAAGGAGGCGACGCTGCTGGTCTGTGACCGCGACCGCTTCGAGCGCGAGGTCGTCGGCGACCCGACGGCCCGCCCCACGCAGGTGGTGGCCGCCGATGAGTGA
- the tenA gene encoding thiaminase II: MSFTDELADIGDPVWDATVAHPMVEQLGEGTLDESPFRYWVRQDYVYLVEYARVFALGAANAPDLARMSTFAELLDSTINTEMDLHRAYAADFGISEADLEATEPSPTTQAYTDFLVRVAATGTFGDLVAALLPCMWGFNETAERLDAAGRPDHEGYSEWIETYAGEDFSDLTEWCKQLMDDVAEDATEAERERYRDIFDTSARYEYRFWDAAWREEGWGI; encoded by the coding sequence ATGAGCTTCACCGACGAACTGGCTGACATCGGCGACCCCGTCTGGGACGCCACCGTCGCTCACCCGATGGTCGAACAGCTGGGCGAGGGGACCCTCGACGAATCGCCCTTCCGCTACTGGGTCCGGCAGGACTACGTCTATCTCGTCGAGTACGCCCGCGTGTTCGCGCTGGGCGCCGCCAACGCCCCCGACCTGGCGCGGATGAGCACCTTCGCCGAACTGCTGGATTCGACCATCAACACGGAGATGGACCTCCACCGGGCCTACGCAGCCGACTTCGGCATCAGCGAGGCCGACCTCGAAGCCACGGAGCCGTCCCCGACCACGCAGGCGTACACTGACTTCCTCGTCCGGGTCGCCGCGACGGGCACCTTCGGCGACCTCGTGGCCGCCCTGCTCCCGTGTATGTGGGGGTTCAACGAGACCGCCGAACGACTCGACGCCGCCGGCCGGCCCGACCACGAGGGCTACAGCGAGTGGATAGAGACGTACGCCGGCGAGGACTTTTCCGACCTCACGGAGTGGTGCAAACAGCTGATGGACGACGTGGCCGAAGACGCCACCGAGGCCGAGCGCGAGCGCTACCGGGACATCTTCGACACCTCCGCCCGCTACGAGTACCGCTTCTGGGACGCCGCCTGGCGCGAGGAGGGGTGGGGCATATGA
- a CDS encoding RPA12/RPB9/RPC11 RNA polymerase family protein, with translation MHFCDECGSIMHTEGDRWVCRSCENEEPRDSQAEAAMATRDGQRDDGAPAVADATQDATETMQEPCPADDCDGNRASYEMLPKPGGSYEVRLFTCTACGHKWRES, from the coding sequence ATGCACTTCTGTGACGAGTGTGGTTCGATCATGCACACGGAGGGCGACAGGTGGGTGTGTCGCTCCTGTGAGAACGAGGAGCCGCGGGACTCGCAAGCAGAAGCGGCGATGGCGACCCGGGACGGACAGCGAGACGACGGGGCACCCGCCGTGGCCGACGCGACTCAGGACGCCACCGAGACGATGCAAGAGCCCTGTCCGGCGGACGACTGCGACGGCAACCGGGCCTCCTACGAGATGCTGCCGAAGCCGGGCGGCTCCTACGAGGTTCGGCTGTTCACCTGCACAGCGTGTGGCCACAAGTGGCGCGAGTCCTGA